The window GTGAAAAAGTATGGATTTTCCGGTTGCAAGGAGTTTCGTCTGGAGTTGCAGCCCCGGAAAGACTTTTGAAGCGTAGCGAAAAAGCCTTTCCGGGGCCGTTTGCGCGTTTGGGGACTTTCCGCAGCTGACATTGTCTGATATGCTAAATTCTGTCGGCGGCAGGAAGGAGCCCTGCCATGTCGAAGTTCATGAGCTATCAAGACCGCCTTGTCATTGAAAAGGGACTTACAGAGCATAAGTCTTTTGGAAAGATTAGTAAAGAGATTGGAAAAGACCGTACGACAGTTGCTAAGGAAATTAAGAAGTATTCTTATGAAAAGAAAAGCGGTTATTCCGCCTATCCGTATAATGCCTGCAAGAAACGCAGCATTTGCAAATTAAAGATGATTTGCGGAAAACAGTCTTGTACCCACCAGTCTGCTTACAAATGCAGTCTGTGCAGCAACTGCAACACTCTCTGTGCTGAGTTTGAAGAGGACGTTTGCACCGTGATTCAAAAGCCGCCGTATGTGTGCAACGGCTGTTCTTCGCTTGGAAAGTGTACTCTGAAAAAGCACTGGTACGACGCAGCGGATGCCCACACTCGCTTTTCAGCAGCTGTATCGGAGTCCCGGAGCGGAATTCTTTCAAACGAGGTCGAACTTGCCCGTCTGAACGCTTTGATTACGCCGTTGATTCGGAATGGTCAATCTCTGCATCAGATCTATTATGCTCATGCAGATGAAATGATTTGCAGTGAGAAAACGCTTTACAATTACATCGATGCCACGCTGTTTGACGTGAGAAATATTGACTTACCCCGAAAAGTAAAGTATCGTCCGCGTTACAAGAAACCGGAATTTAAGGTCGATCGCGGTTGTCGTCTTAGCCGCAGTTACGAAGACTTTAAAGATTTCATGGAAAAACGCCCTGATACTCCAGTAGTCCAAATGGACTCTGTGATTGGAAATAAAGGCGGTAAAGTTTTGCTCACGATTTATTTTGTGGACACCAGCTTGATGTTGGCCTTTTTGCGCGATGCCAATACCTCACAATCCGTTACGCATCTTTTGGACGCTCTTTTCGGAATTCTTGGGCGGGAATGTTTCCAAAAGCTTTTTCCTGTCATCCTCACGGACAATGGCAGCGAGTTTTCTAATCCGAAAGCAATCGAATATGGCCCGGAGCAAAAGGACATTTTGCGCACTCACATTTTCTATTGTGACCCCAGCAGCCCTTACCAGAAAGGCTCAATTGAGGTGAATCATGAATTGATTCGACGCATTTTGCCTAAGGGTACATCCTTTGATGATTTGACACAAAAGGATATCTTTTTGATGATGAACCACATTAATTCCTACACAAGAAAGAAGCTGAACGGCCGCAGTCCCTACGAGGCGTTCAGCTTCTACTATGGGGAGGATACTGCTCAAAAGTTAGGATGTTCACCAGTTGCCCCGGAGAACATTATTTTGAAGCCGCGTCTCCTCAAGCGCTGATCCGAAGCAACACACGCATAGCCGCCGACATACTCCCTAAAAGACCACACTGCAGGGCGGGAATCTCCAGTTGCAAAAAAGCTGAGCGGGATTTGTGCCTTTATTTGCTGTACGCTTTTTTCGGAACAGCTGAAACCAGTATACGCCTTTTTGAGGGGAACTGTGTAGAAATCCGGGAATCTCGTTTTCAAAAGGGGATTCTCATTTACAAATCGGGCTTTTCAATTACAAATTGTCAGCTTTCATT of the uncultured Caproiciproducens sp. genome contains:
- a CDS encoding IS30 family transposase, producing the protein MSKFMSYQDRLVIEKGLTEHKSFGKISKEIGKDRTTVAKEIKKYSYEKKSGYSAYPYNACKKRSICKLKMICGKQSCTHQSAYKCSLCSNCNTLCAEFEEDVCTVIQKPPYVCNGCSSLGKCTLKKHWYDAADAHTRFSAAVSESRSGILSNEVELARLNALITPLIRNGQSLHQIYYAHADEMICSEKTLYNYIDATLFDVRNIDLPRKVKYRPRYKKPEFKVDRGCRLSRSYEDFKDFMEKRPDTPVVQMDSVIGNKGGKVLLTIYFVDTSLMLAFLRDANTSQSVTHLLDALFGILGRECFQKLFPVILTDNGSEFSNPKAIEYGPEQKDILRTHIFYCDPSSPYQKGSIEVNHELIRRILPKGTSFDDLTQKDIFLMMNHINSYTRKKLNGRSPYEAFSFYYGEDTAQKLGCSPVAPENIILKPRLLKR